atcttcagttcctcatttattattgttacttgctgagttggttgtactcatactacaccctgcacttcgtgtgcatatccaggtgttcccggacataacAGGTGTTGATTCTTGCACGCAGTTGGTTTtccggagattctgaggtagctgccgtgtttcgcagatcttgtctctccttccctatctctttgtttactgtaaTGGGTCTCCGAccattatagaccgtatttttccagacttgtattcataatagatgttcatgtacttagtgacaccgggttttgggagtgtttatatatgtatttgagaattttcttccgctgaatttaattattttgtttttaaacataaaagatatgggagtttattgagattgtcggcttgcctagtattgagataggcgccatcacgacggatgtgattttaggtcgtgacaaatacTAAGAGGAATGAATAGTGATCTCCCACGAATGAAGACTACAAAACCATGAAAATTGATCCAAACAACCTTTGGTTTTTCctcttcctttcttcccaaacatAACCTCTACCCATTCTATCCCCTTTAGGAGTAATATTTTGAAGATGATGATAATGATTTCAGGGAATTACACAATGAAGATAGATAAGTTGAAACAACTAACACGGCCAAGATATGATTTGATAAGCCCTCTAAAATATAGAGAGATTGAAACTCCTAAATTTCATGGAAAAAAAGAACTTGTACTCACCACGAATTTTGCCGATGGAATGactaattttccaaatttcatatTGTTTATTTGACACTCTGGAGCACATCAAACAATCAAGTGCAACAAAATCTAAACCAATAAAAGAAGAATCTTAAGATGTCATTGCAATACTTAGAAGAATGAATGAATAGTGATCTCCCACGAACGAAGACTATAAAACCATAAAAATTGATCCAAACAACCTTTGGCTTTTCctcttcctttcttcccaaaagaTCCCTCTCGTGGGGATCATGTTTGATGTTTCTGTTCAGTTGGTACATTTAGGTTATTCAGTTTCACCAATTTACTATGTCCAACAAGAAGCTGTTGGTGAGGCAAGTTGAGAAAATTGTAGCACCTTTACCAATATATGGAATATGCTAGATGAAAGATCCCTCTCGTGGGGATCATGTTTGATGTTTCTGTTCAGTTAGTACATTTAGGTTATTCAGTTTCATCAATTTACTATGTCCAACAAGAAGCTGTTGGTGAGGCAAGTTGATCACAACTATTCCAGAAATAGACCTAGCTTAATTGACAAACTAGAGAGAATTACTATCAAGTGGATCATTATAGAAGAAACTTCATAAGTTTTCATAAACTAAAAGGAAGCATAAATAAGAGCGATCACAATTTTGATACATCTCTGATGGGCAAACCAAGAAGGTTTTGCAAGGCTATTATATCATTCCACTCTCAAGTTCATGTAATCTATGGCAAAATGGTTTGCCTTGTAAGCCTCATTTCTCAGTTTCAGCGGTTTTCTGGAAGTGTCTGCAAAGCTGGTCTTGAACTTGCTACCTGCGAATGAAAAACACTTTAGAATAACTCTCTTAACATTTAATGGCTACCTGAAAAAGTATGACtgattcaagaaaataaaagaatgaagCAGGGATTTCTCTCACCTTAGTGTTAGTGCTATCCATTATTTTAGGATCTTTTGAAATATGCATCTCCTTCAACATTTTTGTAAGCTGCCTCAAGCTTAAATCTTGCAAAGATTGCTTACTGTTATTGCCAGCATtgcttttgtttttcttcgacTTCTCTTTTGTCTGAACGACTTTTCTGCCACTGTTATCTATATTCTCCTTGTCATCATGGATCTGAGCCACTTTTGCCGCTGCTGATGCTTTGCTCATGGATTTCTTCATAGGTGTCTTACTTGAAGATATCTTAACTGGTGTCAAACAGCTTGTCTCAGTGATGAGAACCGCGTTCATTGTTGACGAGGCAGACAGATTATACACTGGTTCCAGTATCAAAGTGGAGACAGATTTTGAGGCAGTATTAGGTATAGGTGAAGCCACTGGGGGATGAGCAGCAGGATCCACATCAGTCTGTGCATCATCAACTTCAAATTCTTTTATGGGTTCTTCTCCAGCAAATTCTATGTTAGCTTCTGAAACATCTTGCAGAAGATGAAGACCTTCACTCGCCTTAGCCTCCATCTCACGGTTTAACTGCCCGGACAAATCAATATCAAGAGAATTCAAGTTAGTTTCTGCATTAAAACTTTCAACTTCTCCCGTTGATTTGGCATTGAGAACAAGAGAAACCAAGGGGAAAAGAGGAGCAACAGCAGTATTATCCACATTAGCCTCATCATCGTCAACTTCAGATTTGTCCATCAGTTCGTCTCCAGGAAGTTCTACATTAGCTTCTGAAACATCTTTCGAACACTGAAGACTTCCACTAACATTTGTCTCCCCCTTCTCTTTCTTCTGTCCCATCAATTCTCCTTCTCCTGAATCATCAGAATTAGATTCTGTTCCGTTATCCACTTCACATTCATATATCTCATCATCATGGTTTTCCTCTGCAACATTAtcctcctcaaaatcaaagaCTTCGTCCCAGTGGGGCTGATTTTCTTGGGTCAACTGCTTGGACAAGGCCACGTCAGGGAAATCTAGCCTAGTCTTTGCATCATGACCCAAGTCCTGGATTTTGTTCTGAATATCTTCATCTTTTGTTTCTGCCTCTCCATCATTCACTTCCTTTGCAGCAGATCCTTCTATTTGTTTGTTTCCGTTCACTTCGTTCATGGCCTCAATTTGATTCTCATTCTCAGAGTTGAATGCATCAACAACTGCAAAATTGAGATATCGGGTCATAAAGTGCTAAATGAAGATGATAACTGTCTAACAAAAATGTAATAGGTCACAAGAGAAGTACAAATAACTACTTTAGCCCTACCGCTATCTTCAAGGAGCTCAACGTCCGTCATTTTAGAATGCAGACCCCCAGATTCCTCTTCGACAGAAACCATTTGTATCCCGTTTTCAAGTACATTATCTTCTTTTGCATATACTTCTTCAAGCCCTACAACAATTAATTTCCCTTAATGGCAGCAAAGCAAGGAGTACTTGGTTGGGAACTAACGGGAAGAATGAGAAGTATATACAACAGTGACAGCGAATCAAGTAATTGTTATAAAGGAATACATGGATGAACAGATAAACTGATTCTCATCATTCTTTTGTACTAAGAAGGCAACTGAACTTATCACATATCAATATCCCCAGAGAACCAAAACTATTTTAAGCATGGAAAGTCATGGTAATACCCTGAGAATAACACATACCGTTGTTGCTGTGATAAGATACTTCTACCTCCAAGTCCTTTTCTGCTTCTTCGTTCAAGACATCAACTGCAAGGCTACCGGCACTTACTTCTTGAACACCAACTTCCACTTCCATTACATTTTCTACCAAGACATTTGAATCTTGAACTGATAAAATCTCCGAATCTTTATTGACATCCAAACTCTCTTCTGCCTCTTTCAAATCAATACCTGTGGAAAGGCTGCAGTCAGAACTCAGAGAAAACAGCATCTTAACAAAGTATATcacaaaagggaaaaagaaatttATTGTTTCAGATATTACCATTTCTGTCTAAATCTTCGTTCTCATGACTAGAATGCTGCTTAGAGTCCACCTCCGAATTTTCATCATCGTCTTCCGAATACGCATCATATGTAATGGTTCCCGATTTTTCGTTCTcttgtgtgattgattcagaGCTAGTTTTCCCAGCTAACCTAGTTGATCGACGGGTGCTATACACTTGGCTGACTGAACTCTTTGCCTTCACTTCCCTTCTTCGGCTAGAATGCACAGCTGCTGGTGTCTTCGAAACCTCTTTCTTTTCCATCATAATCTGATCACCAATGTGCTCATCTGATTCACATTCTTTCATCGAGCTTTCCAATTTTGAACGAACTGAAGTTGCTGCAGCCCTTCTTCTTCTGGTAGTTGGCAAGGCAGGAGTCTCAACCATCTCAATCTTTGCTTCATTGACGGCTTTGGCCGTCGTTCCTCTTGCTCTCCCGCGTGTCATAGTCAAGGTACGAGGTACACTCGCTGATACTTTTTCCGACTTTTCAGGAGACGCCATGGATGAAGAGTTTGCAGTTTCGGATTCACATGGACTCAGGAACTCCTCAATACCATCGACCTGCACATAAGCATGAAGCTCAATTCTCCTCCGGAAGCAAAACATTAATATAAAATTGTGCAAATAGTTATAAGCAGATGTAGGATAACTGAtgtttgaagaagaaaatcttgcAAATTTTAGTAAAAGTAGTTTTGACGCTAATGCAGTTGGCAAATAATCCTTAACAGACTATATCAAAATGACATATatgcaatatgagtttaatttttATGAACAGACAgtgtaaaaaaatatttacataaccAGGTTATTTATAAGGTAATTATAGTTAAATCTCTTGATAAGTACTACTTAGTAATTAGTCTCGTAAAATTGGCTATTACACGTTTAAAAATCATTGATAGTGTAAAAAAAACACTGCAGGTGTACTTAATCTTTGCAATAACAGCTATAGAAAACAGTTTCTACATTAAATCAGAGATGACAAGTCAATAAATGGAATGGAAAAAAGAACTTTTAACCTTCATGCATGATTAATCGTAAAAAGCAGAATCTATATACAGAGTttccaacaaaaatatcaaagaTCAATGCACACGAAATACCCGCTGGCAACAGGTTTAATTTATATAGGTCAAATATCAATGGATCTAACTAAGGTCCTCAATCCTAATTTTATTTGTCAGCTATATGAATCGTCTGCGTCGGTTCTGCTCAATACATCTTAAATATTAAAGCTCAATAATTAAATTGAAAATAAACAACATTATTTTCGCTGTCAATGCGAAAAGCAATTTGCAACCCTAATTATCttcattttcattaattttagACGAACTCATCAAAATCCACTAAGCACAAGCGCAGATGTGATGTTAATTTTCGATGTTCGATTAAAATACTTACAGTGTCGAG
This DNA window, taken from Nicotiana tabacum cultivar K326 chromosome 4, ASM71507v2, whole genome shotgun sequence, encodes the following:
- the LOC107782882 gene encoding uncharacterized protein LOC107782882, which gives rise to MDFLSLTRRELQVLCKKNKIPANITNVAMADALASLDTVDGIEEFLSPCESETANSSSMASPEKSEKVSASVPRTLTMTRGRARGTTAKAVNEAKIEMVETPALPTTRRRRAAATSVRSKLESSMKECESDEHIGDQIMMEKKEVSKTPAAVHSSRRREVKAKSSVSQVYSTRRSTRLAGKTSSESITQENEKSGTITYDAYSEDDDENSEVDSKQHSSHENEDLDRNGIDLKEAEESLDVNKDSEILSVQDSNVLVENVMEVEVGVQEVSAGSLAVDVLNEEAEKDLEVEVSYHSNNGLEEVYAKEDNVLENGIQMVSVEEESGGLHSKMTDVELLEDSVVDAFNSENENQIEAMNEVNGNKQIEGSAAKEVNDGEAETKDEDIQNKIQDLGHDAKTRLDFPDVALSKQLTQENQPHWDEVFDFEEDNVAEENHDDEIYECEVDNGTESNSDDSGEGELMGQKKEKGETNVSGSLQCSKDVSEANVELPGDELMDKSEVDDDEANVDNTAVAPLFPLVSLVLNAKSTGEVESFNAETNLNSLDIDLSGQLNREMEAKASEGLHLLQDVSEANIEFAGEEPIKEFEVDDAQTDVDPAAHPPVASPIPNTASKSVSTLILEPVYNLSASSTMNAVLITETSCLTPVKISSSKTPMKKSMSKASAAAKVAQIHDDKENIDNSGRKVVQTKEKSKKNKSNAGNNSKQSLQDLSLRQLTKMLKEMHISKDPKIMDSTNTKVASSRPALQTLPENR